The window TATGCTGAAGAAGTTAAAAAAGTCGTAGATATGGGCGCTCAAGTTGCTATAGTTATTGGAGGAGGAAATATATTTAGAGGATTTTCTAGAATAAAGGAAAAAACCATAAATCGTATAGAAGGAGATTACATGGGAATGTTGGCTACCGTAATAAATGGAATAGCTTTTCAATCGTATTTAGAAAATATAGGAATATGCGCTTATATACAAACAGCTATTAAAATGGATCAAATAGCAGAACCGTTTGGGAAAGATAGAGCTATTCACCATTTAGAAAAAGGAAGAGTAGTGATATTTGTAGCCGGATTAGGAAATCCTTATTTTACAACAGACACTGCTGCTGTTTTACGTGCTATAGAAATAAAAGCTGATGTTTTATTAAAAGGAACTAGAGTGGATGGAATTTATACAACAGATCCAGAAAAAGATAAATATGCTAAAAAACTTAAAAATATATCTTTTGACATGGCATATAAAATGGGAATTAAAGTTATGGATCAAACTGCTTTTATTTTGGGAGACGAAAACGATTTGCCAATTATTATTTTTGATATTAATAGAAAAGGAAATTTCAAAAAAGTCATTTCTGGAGAGAAAATAGGAACTCTAGTTTTCAAAAAAAAATAAAATTATGGATGAATATAACGATATTTTTTTTTCTTGTAAAAAAGATATGGAAAAAATTTTTAAACAACTAAAAGAAGAAATTCATCGTGTTCGATTAGGTAGTAAATCTATAGCTTCTTTTTTAGGAAAAATACAAATAAAGTGTTATGGATCCTATTCCCCACTTATAGAAGTGTCCAATATTACCGTAATAGATCACATGAATATAACTATTCATCCTTGGGATTCTTCTCTTATTTCACATATAGATAAAGCTATTATAGATGCTAATCTTGGCTTCATGCCAACTAATAAAGGAGAATCTATTCATATACATATTCCCATAATTACGGAAGAAGAAAGAAAAAATTTTGTAAAAAAAATTAAATTACAAACAGAACATGCAAAAATACTCATAAGAAATGTAAGAAAAAAAAATAATCAACATATAAAAAAATTAAAAATATCTGAAGATTTTTTAAAATCAGGAGAAAACCGTATACAAAAAATAACGAGTGAATATATTCAAAAAATAGAATATTTTTTTCTTTGTAAAGAAAAAGAAATATTGAGAATATAAAAAAATGATAAAAAAATATTCAATTAAGGAATTATTAGATAGAGGAAAATTTTTTATAAATAAAAAAGTATTGGTTGAGGGATGGATTCGTTCTTTTCGTTATTCTATTTTCATTACTTTAAATGATGGATCTACAATTAAAAATTTACAAATCATTTTATCCAAAAAATTAGAAAAAAAAATAACAATTGGAACTTCAATTAAAGTTATAGGAATTATAAAAAAAAGTATTGGAAAAAAACAATACATAGAACTGCAATCTTTAAATATCACTATATATGGATATTCCGATCCATATTTTCTTCAAAAATCTATTTTGCAACCTAAAAAACATAGTTTGGAAAAACTTCGATCACAGTCTCACTTACGTTTTCGAACAAGCATTTTTAGCTGTGTCATGCGAATTCGTCATCATATAGCTTTTTGTATACATCAATATTTTCATGAAAATGGATTTTTTTACCTTCATACTCCAATTATTACTACTTCAAATTGTGAAGGTTCTGGAGAAATGTTTCAGATTACTACTATGGATTTAAAAAAAAATTCAATAGATTATACAAAAGATTTTTTTAAACGTAAAACCTATTTAAGTGTATCTGGACAATTAGAAGCAGAAACTGCTGCTTTAGGATTAGGAAAAGTATATACCTTTGGTCCTGTATTTCGTGCAGAAAATTCCAATACTTCACGACATTTATCTGAATTTTGGATGATAGAACCAGAAATTGCTTTTTATCATTTAGAAGAAAATATAAATTTAGCTGAAGATTTTTTAAAATATATTATAAAATATATTCTTGATAAAAGTATGGAAGATTTATCCTTTTTAAATGAAAATTTTAAAAAATATAAATGTAGTAAAAAGGAAACTAATTCACTTTCCCTTTTTGAAAGATTAGAACTTATTTTAAAATTTCCGTTTAAAAGGATTAGTTATACAGAAGTTATTAAAATTCTTGATAAAGAAGAAAAAAAACAAAATATAAAATTTTTTCATTCAATTATTTGGGGAATGAATTTACAATCGGAACATGAACAATATTTGGTAAATAAATATTTTAAAATTCCTGTAATTGTATTTGATTATCCTTCTTGTATTAAGGCTTTTTATATGCGTATAAATAATGATGGAAAAACTGTAAAAGCTATGGATATTTTATTACCAGAAATAGGAGAAGTTATTGGAGGTTCTCAAAGAGAAGAACGTTATGAAATATTATTACAACGCATAAAAGATACAAATACGGATAAAAATAAACTTTGGTGGTATTTAGATACACGTCGTTTTGGTTCTGTTCCTCATAGTGGATTTGGTTTGGGTTTTGATCGTTTAGTTCAATTTGTCACAGGTATGAATAATATTCGAGATGTTATTCCATATCCTAGAACTCCAAATAATGCAGAATTTTAAAACATATTATGTTAAAACAGCAGTTATTACAAAAAGGACAACATAAACTTTCTCCACAACAAATAAAATTAATGAAATTAGTTCAATTATCTACTTTAGATTTTGAGCAAAGAGTAAAACAAGAATTGGAAGAAAATCCAGCTTTAGAAGAAGATAATTGTTCTGATTTAGAAGAAAATATATCAGAAAATGATTTTGATGAAACAGAAGAACAAAATCAATCTATAGATATTGATGAAATAGATGAATATCTAAATGATGATGAATTGGAGGATTTTAAGAGTAATGTACAAAATCAAAATTTTTGTGAATATATTCCTATTATTTCTGGAATTTCTTTTCAAGAAAATCTAAAAAGTCAATTACATACTTTTCGTTTAAATAAAAAAGATTTTTTGATAGCAGATTTTATATTAGGGAATATCGATGATGATGGTTATATAAGAAGAAAAATAACATCTATAGTAGATGATATTCTTTTAATACTTGGAATATCTGTCACTACAGAAAAAATTGAAAAACTACTTTTAAATTATATACAAAAATTAGATCCTATAGGGGTAGGATCTAGAAATTTACAAGAATGTCTTCTAATTCAATTAGAAAAAAAAAAAATTAATAAAGAAATTTTCTTAGCAAAAAAAATTATACAATATAATTTTGAATCTTTTGTAAAAAAACATTATCATAAACTACAAAAAAAATTAGGAATAACAAAAAAAAATTTACGGAAGGCTATTTCTATAATAGAGAAATTAAATCCAAAACCAGGAAAAATTTATTCTGAAAATACTAAAAATTTAGATAACATTATTCCAGATTTCACTATTTGTATCTTAGACGAAAATTTAGAACTTACTTTAAATCAAAGAAATATTCCAGAATTAAAAGTTTCATCTTTATATTTAGATATGTTGAAATCTTATAAGTCTTCAAAAGAAAAAAATTTAAAAAAAAATGAAAATACTATTATTTTTTTAAAACAAAAAATAGATTCAGCTAAATGGTTTGTAGATGCTATTAAACAACGTCAAAATACGTTAATGTTAACGATGAATGCTATTATGAATTATCAAAAAGAATATTTTTTAACTGGAGATCCAGTTAAAATTAAACCTATGATTTTAAAAAATATTTCACAAAAAATTGGAGTTGGTATTTCTACCGTTTCACGTGTAGCTAATAGTAAATATGTAAATACACCATACGGTACTTTTTTGATTAAAAGTTTTTTTTCTGAAAAAATGATTAACAAAGAAGGAAAAGAAATTTCCTCTATAGAAATAAAAAAACTTTTAGGAGAATCTATTGCTAAAGAAAATAAAAAAAAACCTCTTACAGACGAAAAATTATCTAAAATACTAGAAAAAAAAGGCTATTTAATAGCTAGAAGAACTGTTGCTAAATATAGAGATCAAATGCATATTCCTGTTGCAAGAATGCGAAAAAATTTATAATTTTTTTATGATAATAGTTTTACAATTAGAAAATTCTTGGAGAGATAAAGTAGATAGTTCTCTACCATATCCAGATTTTTTTACTCCACCAAAAGGAAAACGAGGATCGGATTTAACAATATCATTAATAAATACCATTCCAGTATCTATTTTTCTAGATA of the Blattabacterium cuenoti genome contains:
- the frr gene encoding ribosome recycling factor; translated protein: MDEYNDIFFSCKKDMEKIFKQLKEEIHRVRLGSKSIASFLGKIQIKCYGSYSPLIEVSNITVIDHMNITIHPWDSSLISHIDKAIIDANLGFMPTNKGESIHIHIPIITEEERKNFVKKIKLQTEHAKILIRNVRKKNNQHIKKLKISEDFLKSGENRIQKITSEYIQKIEYFFLCKEKEILRI
- the pyrH gene encoding UMP kinase, whose translation is MKYKRSLLKLSGEALMGNNEFGLHSTRLQQYAEEVKKVVDMGAQVAIVIGGGNIFRGFSRIKEKTINRIEGDYMGMLATVINGIAFQSYLENIGICAYIQTAIKMDQIAEPFGKDRAIHHLEKGRVVIFVAGLGNPYFTTDTAAVLRAIEIKADVLLKGTRVDGIYTTDPEKDKYAKKLKNISFDMAYKMGIKVMDQTAFILGDENDLPIIIFDINRKGNFKKVISGEKIGTLVFKKK
- the rpoN gene encoding RNA polymerase factor sigma-54; the encoded protein is MLKQQLLQKGQHKLSPQQIKLMKLVQLSTLDFEQRVKQELEENPALEEDNCSDLEENISENDFDETEEQNQSIDIDEIDEYLNDDELEDFKSNVQNQNFCEYIPIISGISFQENLKSQLHTFRLNKKDFLIADFILGNIDDDGYIRRKITSIVDDILLILGISVTTEKIEKLLLNYIQKLDPIGVGSRNLQECLLIQLEKKKINKEIFLAKKIIQYNFESFVKKHYHKLQKKLGITKKNLRKAISIIEKLNPKPGKIYSENTKNLDNIIPDFTICILDENLELTLNQRNIPELKVSSLYLDMLKSYKSSKEKNLKKNENTIIFLKQKIDSAKWFVDAIKQRQNTLMLTMNAIMNYQKEYFLTGDPVKIKPMILKNISQKIGVGISTVSRVANSKYVNTPYGTFLIKSFFSEKMINKEGKEISSIEIKKLLGESIAKENKKKPLTDEKLSKILEKKGYLIARRTVAKYRDQMHIPVARMRKNL
- the asnS gene encoding asparagine--tRNA ligase, producing MIKKYSIKELLDRGKFFINKKVLVEGWIRSFRYSIFITLNDGSTIKNLQIILSKKLEKKITIGTSIKVIGIIKKSIGKKQYIELQSLNITIYGYSDPYFLQKSILQPKKHSLEKLRSQSHLRFRTSIFSCVMRIRHHIAFCIHQYFHENGFFYLHTPIITTSNCEGSGEMFQITTMDLKKNSIDYTKDFFKRKTYLSVSGQLEAETAALGLGKVYTFGPVFRAENSNTSRHLSEFWMIEPEIAFYHLEENINLAEDFLKYIIKYILDKSMEDLSFLNENFKKYKCSKKETNSLSLFERLELILKFPFKRISYTEVIKILDKEEKKQNIKFFHSIIWGMNLQSEHEQYLVNKYFKIPVIVFDYPSCIKAFYMRINNDGKTVKAMDILLPEIGEVIGGSQREERYEILLQRIKDTNTDKNKLWWYLDTRRFGSVPHSGFGLGFDRLVQFVTGMNNIRDVIPYPRTPNNAEF